The following coding sequences lie in one Mycobacterium sp. Z3061 genomic window:
- the rpmH gene encoding 50S ribosomal protein L34: MAKGKRTFQPNNRRRARVHGFRLRMRTRAGRAIVANRRAKGRRALTA, encoded by the coding sequence GTGGCCAAGGGCAAGAGGACGTTCCAGCCGAACAACCGGCGTCGGGCCCGCGTCCACGGTTTCCGGCTGCGGATGCGCACGCGTGCCGGACGGGCGATTGTGGCCAACCGGCGTGCTAAGGGTCGCCGC